In Armatimonadota bacterium, the genomic stretch GGACGGCATCCTAGAGATTTCCGATCACGATATCAACAAACAGATTTGACGGGAGAAATCCCTCACTTGGAGAACAAATGAACAGAACGTATAGTGCGTCAAAAGAGAATATTGAGCGCAATTGGCACGTGGTTGACGCCACAGGTGTGCCAGTAGGCCGATTGGCCGCGCAAGTTGCTCAAGTGCTTCGCGGTAAGCACAAGGCAACGTTTACTTACAACCAAGATTGTGGCGACTTTGTAGTCATCATCAATGCAGATCGAGCGGTGCTCACCGGTACCAAGGGTGACGAACTCATCTATTGGCACTCGGGATGGCCAGGCGGACTTAAGAATGTTTCGCGCTCGAAGATGCTCGCTGACAACCCAGAAAAGCTCGTCTCGAAGGCTGTTTGGGGCATGTTGCCAAAGACCAAGCTTGGCCACCAGATTTTTACAAAGCTGAAGGTGTACTCCGGGCCAAATCACCCCCACACCGCACAAGATCCTAAGCCATTGGAGATCGGTAAGAACTAATGAAAAACGCTAATTACGGCACTGGCCGACGAAAATGCGCAATCGCTCGAGTTTGGGTCACCAAGGGCGAAGGCAAGATCACCATCAATGGTCGAGAAGCCAGCGAATATTTGGGACGACCTGTTCTGGACATCTTGATTAAGAGCCCAGCTGTCGCTCTCGGAATGGAAAGTCAAATTGACGTCGTTGCGAGCACCAAGGGTGGCGGAATTACCGGTCAAGCCGGCGCCATTCGACTTGGAATTTCACGAGCACTCATCGAAATGGATGAGAATTTGCGAAAGCCGTTGAAGGACGAAGGATTCCTGACTCGAGATTCGCGAGTCAAGGAACGAAAGAAGTACGGTCGAAAGAAGGCACGACGCGGCTTCCAGTTCGTCAAACGATAAGAACCACTATCGTTGTTCATCTCCAAAATGGGGCGAATTCCAAATACGGAATTCGCCCCATTTTTGTGAAAAAAGAAAGAAGGATTGGTGCGCGGGAGAGGACTCGAACCTCCATGCCTTGTGAGCACTACCACCTCAAGGTAGCGTGTATACCAATTTCACCACCCGCGCGTGGAACTCAGTTATACCTTAGGCTTTGCAGGCTCGGCAACCCGAGGCGCAACATACATCTTGACTTCGCCCTTCTTATAAATCTGAAGCCAGTGTCGCAGCCCCCAAGGTAACGAGATTCCTTGAATTCGGCCCAATCCCCAGCGATTGATGTTCTCAGATGAAGGTGATGGCATCGGGACGGCACCCACACGAACCGCACCATCGAGCTTATAGCGCTTTCCATTCCATTTGAATTCTTTCAGCAAGGACTTGTTCTTTGGATAGATTCCGTATGGCATAGCCATTGTTTTGGGTTCAATTCCCCACGATCTCACCCAGTCGATTGAACCACCGATCTCCTTTTTGACTTGCTCATCGGTAAGAGTATCGAGCCGGTGATGACTCAGGGTGTGAACGCCGATTTCGCTACCTTGAGATTTCAAGAAGGCCAACTTTTCTCTTGCCGTATCCATCTTGACAAAGGGAACCGGAGGAAGCACGAAGAAAGTAGCCCTCACAGGGAAGTCCGGTCGAGTTTCTGCAAATTTCTTCCAGATGCCCACCGCGCAATTTGGATCGACTTCCCCGTTCGGAAGAATCCGATATTGGCTTTCGTGGCCATCGTCAAAAGTAAAGACCACCGGCGTGGCACCTGGCGGGACTTCAAATTTATTCTGCAGGTACTGAGATAAGGTAATCGGCCGAAAGCCCACCGCGTACAACAACTCCAAATCTCTGCGAAAACTCGCTGGCGTTCGACCCCACCGCGTCTCTTTCTCCTCAAACTTATGATATTCGAGGATGAAGACCTTCCCGTTTGTATTCGGTTCTCGATTGGTGACCGGCTTGTTACTTTGCTTCTTTGGTGCGGTCACGTTCTGCTTTGGCGGGGGCACCGCGGCAACACCGGAAACCACCCTATTCGCAGGTGCAGATTGGCAACCGATCAGAGGCGCAGACGCAACAAGGCAGAGCAAGAGGAAGGGGGGCTTCACTGCCAAATATTATGAATCAGATTCAGTCATTTTCCAACTGTAATCGGTTGACTTCGTCGGCAAATTCTTGAACCATTTGGCGGCTTACCGCATCGTCGTCCGATTCCGCATGAATATGGAAGGTTGGTTCAACCGAATCGGGGATCACCAACACCCATTTATCACCGTCAAAAATCTTGATTCCGTCCAGAAGTTCAACCTGATCATCACTCTGGTATCGCTCGGCGAGTTTGCGCATCACCGTTCCCTTGATTTCCCACGGGCAGCGCACTGTTTCGCTGGCGATATGGAATTCAGGCAGCGATTCGAGCACCTGGCTGAGCGTCATCTCCTGGAGTTGGAGCATCTTCACCAGCATCGAAAGACCAAACATGGCATCAAATCCGCTGTGGAATTTCGGGAAAACAAAGCCCCCGTTCTGGTCGCCAGCGAGCAGAACTTCTTCTGCGTCCGCGGTCGCCAACAATGATCGAGTGTCAGCTTTCGAGCGCACGATGT encodes the following:
- the rpsI gene encoding 30S ribosomal protein S9; translated protein: MKNANYGTGRRKCAIARVWVTKGEGKITINGREASEYLGRPVLDILIKSPAVALGMESQIDVVASTKGGGITGQAGAIRLGISRALIEMDENLRKPLKDEGFLTRDSRVKERKKYGRKKARRGFQFVKR
- the rplM gene encoding 50S ribosomal protein L13, whose translation is MNRTYSASKENIERNWHVVDATGVPVGRLAAQVAQVLRGKHKATFTYNQDCGDFVVIINADRAVLTGTKGDELIYWHSGWPGGLKNVSRSKMLADNPEKLVSKAVWGMLPKTKLGHQIFTKLKVYSGPNHPHTAQDPKPLEIGKN
- a CDS encoding polysaccharide deacetylase family protein, which gives rise to MKPPFLLLCLVASAPLIGCQSAPANRVVSGVAAVPPPKQNVTAPKKQSNKPVTNREPNTNGKVFILEYHKFEEKETRWGRTPASFRRDLELLYAVGFRPITLSQYLQNKFEVPPGATPVVFTFDDGHESQYRILPNGEVDPNCAVGIWKKFAETRPDFPVRATFFVLPPVPFVKMDTAREKLAFLKSQGSEIGVHTLSHHRLDTLTDEQVKKEIGGSIDWVRSWGIEPKTMAMPYGIYPKNKSLLKEFKWNGKRYKLDGAVRVGAVPMPSPSSENINRWGLGRIQGISLPWGLRHWLQIYKKGEVKMYVAPRVAEPAKPKV